One Mesorhizobium sp. J428 DNA segment encodes these proteins:
- a CDS encoding amidase family protein, with protein MLAGLRPASRGDIVVDGQRVTHPISKVGMVFQAAVLLKWRSVLENVLLPAELAGLNPARYRDRARELLKLVGLGGFEAKRPGELSGGMARLCAEFGHIVEEAAPEFDLAAARGAFATAFQANTTANVGRATGGRFPEPGLVEPLTRAIAERGMAISAPDYIRALQAMHRESRRIAGFFTGYDVWLTPTLGMLPPKVGAYGAGVTDVDLWLAQLMEFLPFTWIFNVIGQPAMSVPTAMSPEGLPVGTHFAGRVRRGEHPLRPGRPDRARTAMAAN; from the coding sequence CCGGCCTGCGTCCGGCGAGCAGAGGTGACATCGTCGTCGACGGGCAGCGCGTGACGCATCCGATCTCGAAGGTTGGCATGGTCTTCCAGGCGGCCGTGCTTCTGAAATGGCGCTCGGTCCTGGAAAACGTGCTGCTGCCGGCAGAACTGGCCGGTCTCAATCCAGCCCGCTACCGGGACAGGGCGCGCGAGCTGCTGAAACTGGTCGGCCTCGGAGGCTTCGAGGCGAAGCGGCCGGGTGAACTGTCGGGTGGCATGGCGCGGCTGTGCGCGGAATTCGGTCACATCGTTGAGGAAGCGGCACCGGAATTCGACCTGGCCGCGGCGCGCGGTGCCTTCGCTACCGCGTTCCAGGCCAACACCACAGCCAATGTCGGCCGCGCGACAGGAGGCCGTTTTCCGGAGCCGGGGCTTGTCGAGCCGCTGACCCGTGCGATCGCCGAGCGCGGCATGGCGATTTCCGCGCCGGATTACATCCGCGCGCTGCAGGCGATGCATCGGGAGAGCCGCCGGATTGCCGGCTTCTTCACGGGCTACGATGTCTGGCTCACGCCGACGCTCGGCATGCTGCCCCCAAAGGTCGGCGCGTATGGGGCCGGCGTCACCGATGTCGACCTCTGGCTTGCCCAGCTGATGGAGTTCCTGCCGTTTACCTGGATCTTCAACGTCATCGGCCAGCCCGCGATGTCCGTGCCCACGGCCATGTCCCCCGAAGGACTGCCCGTCGGTACGCATTTCGCCGGCAGGGTACGGCGAGGAGAGCACCCTCTTCGCCCTGGCCGGCCAGATCGAGCGCGCACGGCCATGGCGGCGAACTAG